Sequence from the Candidatus Thermoplasmatota archaeon genome:
AAAATGCTATTCAGAGATCATCCCCAGGGGGCACGGTTTTTGTATACAAAGGAACATATGTTGAAGAGGGTTTAAGTATAAATAAACCGTTGAATCTTATTGGCGAAAGCAGGGATGAAACTATTTTTAATGTAAATAAAAGTTATAAAACTGCCATCAATATAGATAGCACATCTTATGTAAATATCGACTCCTTCTGGGTATACCCAAAGCTACAATCTAATGAACCTGGGAGTGGACCTGGGATTGGTATAGATGTCAGTAAGTGTGAACATGTTAATATCACAAACTGTAGGATAAACAAAACTGCAAAAGGCATAAGAATAGGTGATTTATCATCTGATGTTTCTATATCAAATTGTTTAACATATGACATAACGCCCTCCGACGACGTGCGTGGGAATGGAATAGCTGTTGCGAACAGCAAATACGTTCGTATCACAAACTGCACAACATATCATCTTAATACAACCCTTGGCGACGGTTTTGATATTCGCTCATCTGAGTACGTCGATGTAATAAGATGCATATCTCATAGCCATTATGGAAAGAGGGCAAATGGGGTAAAGTTAATAGCTAGTAATCATTGTAACGTAATAGACAGCAGGTTCTATAATCTCACTGGTAACGCAACAGCTGGTGTAGAGATCTGCGCAGATGTTAATGGAAACCCAAGCAAATATAATGTGGTAAAAGGCTGTGTTATATATGGGAACAACGCATCTGGTGCTCCAAATGATGTAGGACGCGGGGTTTATATCGCGGATGCGGGCACTGATTATAACATTATTGAGAATTGTACTATTTACAAAAACAGCATAGGCATACAATTTACAACTATTATTGCTTATGAGTTTGAAAAACTCAGCCTCATATTGGAAGGGCTCCTTGATTTTTTTAAGGAGGGACCAAAATCTCATAACAGTATACTAAACTGTAGTATATACGAAAATCTAAACCATGGCATAGCTTTTTTCCATATGCTAGGTAATAATATCAGCAACTGCAACATTTATAACAATGGCATAAACCCAAACATGGGTACATCGTTTGATGACCCATGTGGCATTCTTCTCGTAGCTTCTGGAAAAAACAACATAACAAATTGTAACATCTATAAAAACGGTCTAAGTGATAAATCGGGTGGCTGTGGTCTTATTTTAATATTTGCTGGATGGAACCATATAGAATATTGTAACATATATGGCAACATTAAAAGTAGCAGCCATCTCAAGTCTGGGGATGGTATTAAACTTATGTCATCTTATGGTACTTTTTCTCTGACAGGATGCGGATTTAACGAAATAAAATATTGTAATGTCTTTGATAACGGCAGAGATGGCCTCGAGTTATACAAAGGCAACACTTTAAACAAAATTTCCAATTGCAATTTCTATTGCAATGGTGAAAAAGGAGTCTACATTAGTGGTATTAATCCTTCTAATCAGATAGAGTATAGCAATTTCGAAAAAAACGGTGAAAATGCCAATGATAGTATATTAGGAGGAATAAATTCTTGGAATGGAAATTTTTGGGATGACTTTGAATCTAATTGTGGACACGATGATGGTTATTATTGTATCCCACCTGGTATTTGTGGGGAGGAGAAATGTCTTGGTCATGGAGATGATAACCCGCGATCTACTCGTAACCCAAATCCTGCTTTTTTCCAAGTTGACTACAGTTACTCTGCTGAGGATTTCTACCACACGCGATCAATAAAAAATGCACTACAAAACATGGATACCATGGAAGTTGGAGGGACTGTAAAGGTTTATGCTGGTACTTATAACGGCATCGTAACAATAAAACAAGCAAATGTTAAGCTAATAGGCGAAGGAAACGTTATTGTCAGTGGTAATGATCCACCACTGAAATCAACAGCTATCACTGTGAAAAATTATAGTGTCAGCATAGAAGGATTAACAATAAAAGATAGCCTAAGAGGAATATGGTATAAAAATAACCTTTCTTCAGGAGGTTTACCTTTAAAAATCAAAAATTGCAAAATAGAAAACAATACCCAAGAAGGCATTTATCTAGGGGGAAACAGCAACAACTACTGCATTATAAATAGCTGTAACATATCCAACAATAAATATGGCATATATGGTGGTACAAATGGTAACAAAATCATAGACTGCACCATCAAAAATAACAATGATGCTGGTGTTAAAATCAAAAACCGTAATTCAAATAACTTCACAAACTGCACTTTATCTAATAACAAAATCGGTTTCATCATAGAATCTGGTTCTGATAACATCATCATCAACTCCAGGATACTTAATCATGAAAACGAGGGTATCAAAATCTCAGGCTCCTCTAATAACAATATTTTGAATTGTAATGTAAATGGTAATAATGAAGGTATTAGTATCACAGGTTCTTCCACTAACAACAAGATTTCAAACTGTACTATAAATTACAACGCTAAGGGCATCTATATTGATTCCTTAGGAAATGCTAGCTATAACGAGATCAGTTACTCTAATATATCTGGTAGTACAAATGGTGTAGAGATAAAAGATTCTTTTGACAATACTATCACGTACTGTAATATTTATAACAATAGCAACGGCGTCTATATACATGACAACACTCCGCTATCATGTAATTATATTCTTTGCGAGAATATTATCACAAACTGCAGCATATATAATAACAATAATTACGGTGTTTTGACTAATACATCATCATATTACAACAAAATATATCACAACATTTTTAAAAACAAAAAAAACGCTAACGCTAAGGAAAAAAAATATCCGAACATATGGGATAATGGTTACCCAAGTGGTGGAAACCTATGGTCTGACTATGATGACGAATCAGATAATGCCTTTGACTACTTCAGCGGAGAAAGCTATCCCCCTGGAGGTCAAGAGGACCCTGGCAGCGACGGCATAGCAGACAAACCATACAACAAAAACGGTGTGAAAGACAAATATCCATTCTGTAGAAAAAACCCTAGGATACCCTACTACATAGATTACTGGAACCCACATGGTGAATCTGTGATCCTAGTAAACATAAGCATAGGAGCACACTCAGCTAAATGCATAAATCTATACTATGGGTATGATGGAGCATTAGAAAAAATCCATAATCATACCATGAATGAGATATCACTGTTTTTTGATGACTTCCTCGGAACTAGTATTGATACAAACAAGTGGCTACGGCTACAAGCTTCAGAACCAATTACGCCGAAATATAAAGTCCAAGACGGGTGTATCAATTTTTCAGATGAAGGAAACATCACAACAAAAGATTTTGCCATACCAGATATTGGGGATCCACCAAAAAATACACTGTCTCTAACCACAAACGAGTCAATGTACATCGTTGAAGCAAAAATGAAAATAAACAGAGGGCAGGGTAATATGATTTTACTGAAAATAGGCACTAATAGATCCTACTATTTAGTTTCAGCTAATGCAACACCATCACATACCCTCTCTCTTCATAAAAATTGTTTACCTCCACATAAAACATTTTATGAATTAGATAATGCCCCCTCATCAAACCTAAGCCACTGGATAAGAATGAAAGCCTACATACACCTAAGCAAAACCTACTACCCAGACCCATATAATCCAAGCAAGTACTTACAAACAAATGCTACATTTATAAAAACCTATGTCTATGATTACAATACATTTGCTGATCTAGCCAGCGTCTCAGCTTTAGATACATGGAGCTACCCAGGAAGTTGGTCTGAGCCACCATACGAAGCAGCACAAGGCAAACCATATCCATACCCAGGACACAATGGTAAAATTGGTTTAGGATCCGGAATACTATCCTCAGAAGTTAGCAACGTCTTAATCGACTGGATAAGGGTAATGAAAACCCCGGTTGTTCAACCAACAGTCACAGTTGGAAGCATGGAATCCATAAACTACGGATGGGACACATCAGGTGTAAAAACCTGGAACACAAACAACCCAAACCCATTTGAGCTAACAAACCCAGTGCTCTGTGATTTCAACTATGGTATTAGTAGCCCCACTGGGCCGAGCTTAAGTATAAACTTTGTAATAAAAAATTTACCCGCTGGTAAATATACTATCACAGTTACAAAAGGTAACTACACAAACACAACCGACCAAATAACAGTTACAGTTACAGAAACCGGCAGCGAATCCAAAGAAATGAATATCCCAGATACAGACTACGGTAAATTCGAAACAAAATGGGTTACAATAAACAAAGAAAAAGATAACAGTGATATAAACATTGTTTTTTCCGGTAAAAAATGGCTTGTAAACTCAATTATCATAGACCGAGGAGCAAAAGGCGTTAAAGTAGGATGGGAATAAAAAAAAATGGATGAAAAAGCCCAGATGATGGTAATAGAATCAATAGTTTTCACAATCACCATACTCGTCGCCCTAATCTTCTTCTACCAACTATCACCAACCACAACAGTCAGTAACATATACACAAACGACCTAAAAATCAAAGGCGACGACGCCCTTAGAACACTATACAACGACCAAGTTACAGTAGATTTACCAAAAAATTTCCCAAAAAACAAACTCATATTCTACCTGATAAAAGACAGCTACGAAAGCATGGTTCTACACCTACAAAGCAAACTCCCATCAAACACCATATTCAACATATACATAAGCAACGGAACAAACAAGACATTTTGGTGCTCATCCGCCATAAATAACGCAACACCTTTACCAGTTACAGAACCAGTCACAATATCACACTACATAATATCAATACATCCACAGTTTTTCAACCAATCAAAATTTCCAAGTATAATCAGCAATGATGGTTGTGAAATAGCAAAAGCATTCAACGTATATAAAATGGATGAGTATGGAAAAATTGACATAACAAAAATAAGAGAAGACTACAAAGACTCCACATATGATGTGATACTAGAAATGTTCTACACATAAAGAAAAAAACAAAAAAAAAACATAATGAGGATGTTATGAAAAACAAAAAACATAACAAAAAAAACAGAAAACTATGCGATCAAAAAAACGGGCAGATGATAATAATAATGGGGGTAGTACTAGCACTCATAATCTTCGTAATAGCCTCACTATCAGCCGACATAATAAACCTCAACGTGATAATATCAAATGAAAGAGCCACATCAATAGTATCCGAGTTCAACTACATAAAAGAAGCTTTTGGAACATCCCTAAACTACAATCTAATAAACAATGTTACCAGACAAACCGAAGAAAAAGAAAGCTTTTTGATATTCCAAGGAGACATTCATGGTATCACAGAAGCATTCAATCAAACCAGAGACACGTTCTACACCATAGAGCTAAACTACAGCAGAGTCTTCGATGCAAATCTAAACAAATACTGGTATTCACATAAAAGCGATGAAAACCACATATACCATGTTAGCGTAACCCTATCACTCTACGACGGAAAAACCTACATAGCTGAAAACGTTGTGTACTCCATACTATGCGAACCATCATAGAACAAAATCATAAAAAGAGAGGAATAATGCCAAAATGACATAATCTCATAAAAAATTTAAATAACAAAAATTGAAAAGTATAATATTAATAGTATGTGGAGAAAAAGCTCATGAAAAGATACAGAAAACATCTTATCAACGATGAAAAAGGTGTTTCTCAGGTTTTAGAATCATTGATAGCAATTGGTATATCTGTCTTGCTTCTGCTCATATTTTTTATAACCGCGAACAACATATTTGTCGCCCATGATAAACCTAGTATTGACATGGAAGCAAAATGTATAGCTATCATGGAAACTCTACTCAGCTCACCAGGTCAAGGCAATGAATACGAATCAAACTGGGAGAACAACCCTGAAAAACTTAGCAGCCTTGGTTTAGCTACATCCCCAACAATAGCATATGGTAGCTTTCATATGAACGACAAGGGTCAGATAACAGAGTTGTACAAAAAACCTTTTTATGATAGTAGCATAGGCATAGCTAAAACATGTTTTTTAGCTGGGACAAAAATAGTGATGGCAGATGAGTCCTACAAAAACATTGAGGATATTATTGTTGGAGACATGGTTTTATCATATGATTTAGAAACAGGTGAAATCACAGATGGAAAAGTTACCCATGTCTTGCATCACAAGCCAGGGGAGATGGGTGATTATTATCTTGTAATAAATGGTTTCCTCAAAGTGACACCTAACCATCAAATATACTCCAATGGTAGATGGGTTTATGCTAGTGAACTAAAAACCGGTGATCCATTGTTTTACCCATCCAGGGACTACAAAGTTGAATCTATAGAAAAAGTCTATGAAAAAATGCCTACCTATGATTTTGAGGTTGATGTTAGTCACTGTTATTTTGTAGCTATGGATACAACTGATGTTTTGGTTCATAATCCACCACTATACAACGTCCCACCGATCGCTAAGTTCACATGGTTTGACATCGACGGCCTTAACAGTGAGACAACCATATTTTTTGATGCATCTGAGTCTTATGATCCAGATGGAAGAATAGTAGAATATAAATGGGATTTCGGAGACGATGAATCTACAACTAGTGATAAGCCAACAGCCTCTCACACCTTTTATGATAGCAGCATGTATATGGTTAGCCTAACAGTCACCGATAACGAAAGCGCAAATAATACCTATACTTGTGCTGTTCAAGCAAACACCCTTAGCCTCCCAGACATTGAACAAGCACCATGGGTACTAACCGGGAAAAACATATATTCCTATAACAACGACCAAACACTCTCACCATGTGACGAAAACTACTATGTTGAATACAAAAACCTAGGCAACAACAATTATTCATTTGAGATAAAAGAAAAAAACAGTCTATATACAATCATAGATTACGATAAAATCACTAATCTCTCGAAAATAGGATATTGGGGTGCGAAATTAATTTTAGGGTTAAACGAAATCAGTAACGTATTGTATAGCTTTAACATAACCATTATTAGCTACAGTGGTGGAACAACCTATTACTATGGACCAACATGGGAAAACGCTAACGCTATGGTTTCAAACAGTAGAGACGTTTTAATATACCATAAACCCGAGGTGAACAAAAGCGACATAACCGATATCACCCCACCATATTATGAGAACGGAAAGATCATCCTACGTTTCTTCATAGGTGGACCACCACCAAACAGACCACCAAACACACCTAGTAACCCAAGCCCAGTTAACGGAACAACTAAGGTTCTAATAACCGCTGATCTCAGCTGGGGTTGTAGTGATCCTGATGATGACCTATTGACTTATGATGTTTACTTTGGTAACACACCTAACCCACCGAGGGTATCTCGAGGTCAACCCAGTACCATTTATGATCCAGGATTATTGAATGAAAACGAATGGTACTATTGGATGATAGTAGCCAGGGATCAATATGGTGCATCAACAGCTGGTCCAGTTTGGAGTTTCAAAACTACGTATGTCAGTGGTATACATCCACCACCATACACACCAAGTAATCCTAACCCAGCAAAGGGATCAACAGGTGTATATATAGATGACGATTTGTCCTGGGATGGTGGAGACCCAGAGTCTGGTGATGAAGTGAAATATGATATATATTTCGGTACAAATCCTTCGCCACCACATATTGGTACCGCACGCTGGCCAGGGAGCCAAAGACGAATAACCTACCCTCTTGGAACAATGGAATACAACACTACCTATTATTGGAAGATTGTAGCTACAGATAACTATGACAATACAGAAGAAGGCCCGATTTGGAGGTTCACAACAAGAAAAAATGATCCATTTATGCCAAATAACCCCAGTCCAGCAGACGATTCTAATGTAAATCCCCTTAAAACGACACAACTGAGTTGGTATGGAGGAGACCCAGACGGCCCAGATGACACAGTAACTTATGATATATACCTTTGGAACAGCATAAATCCACCACCACCTGAACCTATTGGTTTTATCAAAATCTCAGGAGGCTGGTATGACCCTATAACCTATGACCTTCCTGAACCATTGGGGTATAACAAAACCTATTACTGGAAGATTATAGCTACAGATACCCATAGTAATTCTGCAGAAAGTCCGATTTGGAATTTTACCACTTATGATCCATGTATGCCCAGAAACCCGTTTCCCGTCAACGAATCAATCAATATAGATGTTGAAGTGCAACTGGAGTGGGACGGCGGAGACCCAGACGGCCCAGATGACACAGTAACTTATGATATATACCTTTGGAACAGCATAAATCCACCACCACCTGAACCTATTGGTTTTATCAAAATCTCAGGAGGCTGGTATGACCCTATAACCTATGACCTTCCTGAACCATTGGGGTATAACAAAACCTATTACTGGAAGATTATAGCTACAGATACCCATAGTAATTCTGCAGAAAGTCCGATTTGGAATTTTACCACTTATGATCCATGTATGCCCAGAAACCCGTTTCCCGTCAACGAATCAATCAATATAGATGTTAAAGTGCAACTGGAGTGGGATGGCGGAGACCCAGATGGCCCAGAGGATACTGTAACTTATGATATATACCTTTGGAACAGCATAAATCCACCACCATCTAAACCTATTGGTTCCATACTCGAAGTCCCAGGAGACGAGATACGGCAAGTATATAGGCCCGGATCACTGATGCAAGGAACCATCTATTATTGGTATATCAAAGCTACAGATAGTCATGGTTTACAAACAGTTGGGCCGATATGGAAGTTTACCACCACTCCCTCTGACTCTGGAGGGAAAGGTATAGGGTAGTTATAGTTGGGGATTAGAAAACAGTTCACAAAAAGATGAACAAATAATTTAGAGATAAAACCTATATAAAGCCTATTTTTTATTCAACATTATATTGGTTTTACCATGCCAAGAAGAATTATAAAGGATAAGAAAACACAAAAAACAATAGCTAGGAGCAGAATCAACCATTTATTCATACTTGCAGAGAAATATGCACTATCAGGCAGATTAAACCTAGCAAACAGATACGTAGACCTAGCACGTAAAATATCAATGCGATATCTTGTACCAATACCAAAAGAATTCAAACGCTGTTTCTGCAAACATTGTTATCAATATATGCTACCAAATGTTACATGCAGGGTAAGGATCCATAGGGGTAAACTGATTACTTTTTGTAACCATTGTAAAAAATACACTAGACACCTGCTAAAAAACACCATAAAATAGTTTATCCACAACACCAAACCACACATATAGGTATTGGTTTTTTTCCAACTATGTTCAAAAACCAGTACCCATATCAGATACAAACCCCTCTCGCAGTTCTGTTCAAAAATCGAGACCTGTTTTTCTCCTTGTATTTAAAAGCTTGTTCAAAATCCGTGACCCGGTTTTTGTTCAAAACTTGGTACCTATACCCCCAGTTTTTTTTTGTTCAAAACTTGGTACCTATGCGCCTAGTTTTTTTTGTTCAAAACCCATAATCTACTCTCGCCCAAAATCCATGACCACATTCTAGGGTCTGTCTAATGAGTTGTTCTAATACTTAGATGGTAGATGGTTTGAATGGAATCAACAAAAAAATGCTGATGCAGAGAAAATCTAGTAAAAGGAGGTTACCCATCTAATTGAGAATAATGCTTAAATTATTTAGACAAAACTTGAAAATAATTATAAGACAAAACAGAATTAATAGAATTTATATACCCTATCATTTATTACCGTTACCCAAATTTCATCCTTACATATGGGAGTAGCAATTACTATGACAACAGTATATGATGTACCAGCTAAGGATTTAATAGATACTGTAGCAAAAAAACTACGTGAAGAAAAAACCATTGTTCCACCAGAGGGCTGCAGCTACTGGAGGACAGGTGTAGACAAAGAAAAACCACCAGAAAACAGAGACTGGTGGTACACGAGATGCGCTAGTGTACTACGTAAACTATACATAACAGATGCGATAGGTGTAGAGCGTCTCAGAGCAGAATATGGTGGCAATAGGGATCGTAGAACAAAACCAAATAGGGTGAGAAAAGCAAGCGGGGCCATTGTTAGGAGAGCGCTGCAGCAGCTTGAACAAGCAGGTTATGTGACAAAGGTTAGGGGCAAAGGCCGTGTGTTGACACCAAAAGGTAGATCCTTTCTGGATAAAACATCATATGAGGTGTTGCAAAACATACAGGAAAACTATCCTGGTTTAAAAAAATATTAATATAACTAGGTTTTATGGATGAAGATTTAGAGAACCTTAGGAAAAAAAGGTTGCAGGAGTTACAGCAGCAGATAGCGATGCAGGGTGCATTAGAGGAACAGGAGGCGCAAAGAGAAGAGCTTGAGCAACAGAAAAAGATTATAATGAGGGCTATACTAACACCACAGGCTAGAGAGAGACTTGGTAGAATCAAGGTTGCGCGCCCTGATGTTGCTGAGGCTATAGAAAACCAGTTGATAATATTGGCTCAAGAAGGTAGACTAAGAAACAAGATAGATGATGATCAGTTGGTGATGCTGCTTTCGAAAATAATGCCAAAGAAAAAAGATATAACTATAAAGAGAAGGTAGGATAACGTATGTCGTCACATAAATCATTTGGTAGAAAAAACCGTCTTAATAAGGCGGTGAAAAGTAACAGGCGTGTACCAGCTTGGATTATGATTAAAACCAACCGTAGGTTTACTCGTCATCCTAAGACGCGTAACTGGCGGAGAAATAAACTGAAGAGAGCGTAGTTGTTTATGGCAGAAGAAATAGAGAGAATATATGTTATACCTTTGAAGAAAAACAACTACAGGTCATCTGTGGCTGCACCATATGCTGTGAAAAAAGTTAAAAGTTTTTTGACTAGACATATGAAGGTTGAAAACGATAAGGTTTGGATTGATGATTCTTTGAACAATGCTTTGTGGTCAAGGGGTAAATTCCATATACCAACGAAGATACGTGTCAAAGCAGTTAAATTCGATGATGGTGTAGTGGAGGCTTATCTACCTGAGCTTGAGTTTAAGAAATCCAGGCGGGAAATATTGAAGGAAGAAAAAGCGAAAAAAGAACCTATACTGAAGAAAGAGAAACCAGAGGAAGAGAAACCTGCTGAGGGTGAGGAGAAGATTGAGATCGCTCCTACTGTTGGTGGAGATGTTAAGATAAAGAAAAAGAAGGTTCGTGAGAAAAAAGAGAAGCCTGTGAAAGAAGAAAAACCTGTGGTCAAAGAAAAAACCGTTGAGGAAAAAACAGTTGAGGAGAAACCTGAGGAGAAAAAAGTTGAACCTAAGAGTAAAAAG
This genomic interval carries:
- a CDS encoding DUF2341 domain-containing protein; translated protein: MRSITYDRKGVSNILGYVFSFGVASMLMISAVLITTGILDNRTAAVAGMQAQSVANKIADAVVEAIAVLQSPSNMGYKKTLDIPMDIAGRSYYVDVTDKLIYVNTTDGLVSRSCPTYTAEDLKIGVGGGRTYCGGVGKINVSVDKSDTLYKLDFGSGNTTRHSPVASGYYFVSNTSAIKPELRDPPWWNTSYTNRVPILINNTSPYDLVNVPVKVVLNTSNFDYSKANVVFEESSSNFTSNLVFNDPSDNAVTKIEILTKEWNPGWFYTYYYPTENTVTVRIKEIAGGYDISYIRGETIKLNGNVKRKSWDASTGIAKFDGKEALESLENGEHFLKKSRYTVTVSGLLKNGVEFYGLGDISINAVYVRPGDSIKNAIQRSSPGGTVFVYKGTYVEEGLSINKPLNLIGESRDETIFNVNKSYKTAINIDSTSYVNIDSFWVYPKLQSNEPGSGPGIGIDVSKCEHVNITNCRINKTAKGIRIGDLSSDVSISNCLTYDITPSDDVRGNGIAVANSKYVRITNCTTYHLNTTLGDGFDIRSSEYVDVIRCISHSHYGKRANGVKLIASNHCNVIDSRFYNLTGNATAGVEICADVNGNPSKYNVVKGCVIYGNNASGAPNDVGRGVYIADAGTDYNIIENCTIYKNSIGIQFTTIIAYEFEKLSLILEGLLDFFKEGPKSHNSILNCSIYENLNHGIAFFHMLGNNISNCNIYNNGINPNMGTSFDDPCGILLVASGKNNITNCNIYKNGLSDKSGGCGLILIFAGWNHIEYCNIYGNIKSSSHLKSGDGIKLMSSYGTFSLTGCGFNEIKYCNVFDNGRDGLELYKGNTLNKISNCNFYCNGEKGVYISGINPSNQIEYSNFEKNGENANDSILGGINSWNGNFWDDFESNCGHDDGYYCIPPGICGEEKCLGHGDDNPRSTRNPNPAFFQVDYSYSAEDFYHTRSIKNALQNMDTMEVGGTVKVYAGTYNGIVTIKQANVKLIGEGNVIVSGNDPPLKSTAITVKNYSVSIEGLTIKDSLRGIWYKNNLSSGGLPLKIKNCKIENNTQEGIYLGGNSNNYCIINSCNISNNKYGIYGGTNGNKIIDCTIKNNNDAGVKIKNRNSNNFTNCTLSNNKIGFIIESGSDNIIINSRILNHENEGIKISGSSNNNILNCNVNGNNEGISITGSSTNNKISNCTINYNAKGIYIDSLGNASYNEISYSNISGSTNGVEIKDSFDNTITYCNIYNNSNGVYIHDNTPLSCNYILCENIITNCSIYNNNNYGVLTNTSSYYNKIYHNIFKNKKNANAKEKKYPNIWDNGYPSGGNLWSDYDDESDNAFDYFSGESYPPGGQEDPGSDGIADKPYNKNGVKDKYPFCRKNPRIPYYIDYWNPHGESVILVNISIGAHSAKCINLYYGYDGALEKIHNHTMNEISLFFDDFLGTSIDTNKWLRLQASEPITPKYKVQDGCINFSDEGNITTKDFAIPDIGDPPKNTLSLTTNESMYIVEAKMKINRGQGNMILLKIGTNRSYYLVSANATPSHTLSLHKNCLPPHKTFYELDNAPSSNLSHWIRMKAYIHLSKTYYPDPYNPSKYLQTNATFIKTYVYDYNTFADLASVSALDTWSYPGSWSEPPYEAAQGKPYPYPGHNGKIGLGSGILSSEVSNVLIDWIRVMKTPVVQPTVTVGSMESINYGWDTSGVKTWNTNNPNPFELTNPVLCDFNYGISSPTGPSLSINFVIKNLPAGKYTITVTKGNYTNTTDQITVTVTETGSESKEMNIPDTDYGKFETKWVTINKEKDNSDINIVFSGKKWLVNSIIIDRGAKGVKVGWE
- a CDS encoding DNA-binding protein, which codes for MDEDLENLRKKRLQELQQQIAMQGALEEQEAQREELEQQKKIIMRAILTPQARERLGRIKVARPDVAEAIENQLIILAQEGRLRNKIDDDQLVMLLSKIMPKKKDITIKRR
- a CDS encoding 30S ribosomal protein S19e, with translation MTTVYDVPAKDLIDTVAKKLREEKTIVPPEGCSYWRTGVDKEKPPENRDWWYTRCASVLRKLYITDAIGVERLRAEYGGNRDRRTKPNRVRKASGAIVRRALQQLEQAGYVTKVRGKGRVLTPKGRSFLDKTSYEVLQNIQENYPGLKKY
- a CDS encoding 50S ribosomal protein L39e; its protein translation is MSSHKSFGRKNRLNKAVKSNRRVPAWIMIKTNRRFTRHPKTRNWRRNKLKRA
- a CDS encoding PKD domain-containing protein, which translates into the protein MKRYRKHLINDEKGVSQVLESLIAIGISVLLLLIFFITANNIFVAHDKPSIDMEAKCIAIMETLLSSPGQGNEYESNWENNPEKLSSLGLATSPTIAYGSFHMNDKGQITELYKKPFYDSSIGIAKTCFLAGTKIVMADESYKNIEDIIVGDMVLSYDLETGEITDGKVTHVLHHKPGEMGDYYLVINGFLKVTPNHQIYSNGRWVYASELKTGDPLFYPSRDYKVESIEKVYEKMPTYDFEVDVSHCYFVAMDTTDVLVHNPPLYNVPPIAKFTWFDIDGLNSETTIFFDASESYDPDGRIVEYKWDFGDDESTTSDKPTASHTFYDSSMYMVSLTVTDNESANNTYTCAVQANTLSLPDIEQAPWVLTGKNIYSYNNDQTLSPCDENYYVEYKNLGNNNYSFEIKEKNSLYTIIDYDKITNLSKIGYWGAKLILGLNEISNVLYSFNITIISYSGGTTYYYGPTWENANAMVSNSRDVLIYHKPEVNKSDITDITPPYYENGKIILRFFIGGPPPNRPPNTPSNPSPVNGTTKVLITADLSWGCSDPDDDLLTYDVYFGNTPNPPRVSRGQPSTIYDPGLLNENEWYYWMIVARDQYGASTAGPVWSFKTTYVSGIHPPPYTPSNPNPAKGSTGVYIDDDLSWDGGDPESGDEVKYDIYFGTNPSPPHIGTARWPGSQRRITYPLGTMEYNTTYYWKIVATDNYDNTEEGPIWRFTTRKNDPFMPNNPSPADDSNVNPLKTTQLSWYGGDPDGPDDTVTYDIYLWNSINPPPPEPIGFIKISGGWYDPITYDLPEPLGYNKTYYWKIIATDTHSNSAESPIWNFTTYDPCMPRNPFPVNESINIDVEVQLEWDGGDPDGPDDTVTYDIYLWNSINPPPPEPIGFIKISGGWYDPITYDLPEPLGYNKTYYWKIIATDTHSNSAESPIWNFTTYDPCMPRNPFPVNESINIDVKVQLEWDGGDPDGPEDTVTYDIYLWNSINPPPSKPIGSILEVPGDEIRQVYRPGSLMQGTIYYWYIKATDSHGLQTVGPIWKFTTTPSDSGGKGIG
- a CDS encoding 50S ribosomal protein L31e, which codes for MAEEIERIYVIPLKKNNYRSSVAAPYAVKKVKSFLTRHMKVENDKVWIDDSLNNALWSRGKFHIPTKIRVKAVKFDDGVVEAYLPELEFKKSRREILKEEKAKKEPILKKEKPEEEKPAEGEEKIEIAPTVGGDVKIKKKKVREKKEKPVKEEKPVVKEKTVEEKTVEEKPEEKKVEPKSKKKSSSKPKAKAAKTTKKGKGAKKKSE